In Nitrososphaera sp., the sequence AGTGCAAGCAATTTTCGCGCGTCCTTTGAGTCGTGGACCGACAAAAAGTCGATGGTGATGTCAGAATCGTGCACGTTGCCAAGCAGATCCTGGAGTTCATGGAGCACGTCCTCCGGGTCCTTCTTGCTGTCCAGCGGGTGGCCCGCTTCTGCCAGTATGTCCACGAGCTTTTCCACATAGGGCTTTTTGAGATCCTCAGAGATGACATCAAGGGCGTACCTGAGCTTCTTGCAGTCCTTGCGGGCCTCGTGAAGCTCGCTAACCTTTGTCTCGTCCCCGAGAACCTGCGGCAGCAGCTTCTTCAGATTCTTGTTGAGCCGGCGGATCACCTTGTCGACCCTGTCCTCAACCTTGGAGTTGCTCAGGCTGTCAAGCGCGATGGCCTTCTGCCCCTTGCCTTCTGAAGAAGCCATCGCCTCAAGCGAGTGGCCGAGTTTTATTGCCCTGTTAAGTTCA encodes:
- a CDS encoding CHAD domain-containing protein, whose product is MAIKKEVETKLERSQGKMATRLAAYLDDPQKQENVHDARTSLRKLDAAFSLTPKKVREANSKYIKTYKEFFRANSRVRDCDVIKSRILSYGTEANSQTLLRDIEARRKAELNRAIKLGHSLEAMASSEGKGQKAIALDSLSNSKVEDRVDKVIRRLNKNLKKLLPQVLGDETKVSELHEARKDCKKLRYALDVISEDLKKPYVEKLVDILAEAGHPLDSKKDPEDVLHELQDLLGNVHDSDITIDFLSVHDSKDARKLLALERAHRKQEFQKFSAFMVR